The sequence below is a genomic window from Photobacterium atrarenae.
GCAATAACGACAAAATCACAGGCTGGCAGATCGGCTTGCTTGCAGCGAAAGCTTTCGCGGACAAGGCGTTTGAACTTGTTTCTGCCGACAGCAGTTTTGATCTGTTTTTTCGGGACAGCCAAACCGAGGCGTGGATGGTCAAGGCCGTTAGGGCGGGCAAGAATGGTTAAGTGTGGAGAGCCAGCACGGTGAGCTTGCTGGAAGACG
It includes:
- the rnpA gene encoding ribonuclease P protein component, giving the protein MIILSKHAFSRELRLLTPEHYKNVFQQAHRAGSPHLTILARPNGLDHPRLGLAVPKKQIKTAVGRNKFKRLVRESFRCKQADLPACDFVVIAKKSAQELSNEELYKLLDKLWHRLSRRSRG